The Mucilaginibacter mallensis genome has a segment encoding these proteins:
- a CDS encoding two-component regulator propeller domain-containing protein, with translation MRILNIGLFVFMLLIVKTGYAQFNKPQNNDVAKLKNYAIKAYGINSGLPSNSTTCAIKDKSGFLWVGTENGLCRFDGYSFKTFVNIPGDSTSLTNNYINTIIEDKKGRIWVGTLDGLNLLDPFTEKFKRFSHQDKGPGALSNNKIWSLLADKDNNIWIGTDDGFDRFIEKTKSFEIFQPNPSDANAIKGKSVNAIIEDRANNLWLGNWGSGLNKFNRYTKKFINFPQVQKANERNPNDVWSLCMDENGDIWVGTYWKGLFKFEVKTSKFTSYPSPDKENQSVFRILNLGHQLMILAGNDGFYWFNSANKSWQKINDLTSFQQAGLFRDNNGIIWICSMEGLTKLDSKQYKFAFYPFSNQKRLVKSILVKNNVVWVGTANGLTAIQLNTNASKTFLHSDDPNSIGSNSINKLYLDASNKLWDLTEFGFDEYDDKTGKFTHHSHHSSLGGFFNEDVFRDILEATPGNYWLATDAGLKVYHAQTNTFSHYFNQKDKPYTLSNNHLYCLLKDADNDIWIGTEGGGLNRFVQSSQRFYNYLANDKKVGHISNNDIHNIFLDSHKNVWICTQDGLNKYVRSTDSFQIFSKNDGFASNVFKQIVEDVNGKLWIVTETGISCFDPRTMKVINFDEGDGVFANSVICKVNDHQILLGGNKGLVSFDPLAINYNNVAPPVYFSDLQVFNKSVIPGDNSPLKEPIQNAKEIVLKYSQSVFSIEFVALNYTHTEKNSYAYKLEEFDKRWNYVGNQRKATYTNLNPGRYVFRIKASNNDGVWNDEGRSIVVIITPPWYLTWWAYLIYISLFGAAVYGYIFYNNRQAKLKYEVKLAHIETEKEKELHEKKLSFFTNISHEFRTPLTMIINPLKEILYTGGNDIDQQNLNTINRNAKRLLSLVDQLLLFRKADADADELKLAKINIVDLSKEVFLCFTHQANAKKLKFEYNCTEEYIEIIADREKIEIVLFNLLSNAVKFTEPGGEVEMSISQTNDKVNIQVRDTGCGIAQTAGDKLYHQYYQEYQHNTLSKGGLGIGLFLVKNYAEQHGGAISYESEAGKGTVFNLELLKGASHLRSASIIEEAPQRSVFFNELMAEDDGNNMQVVPDTVLPAAAEITSDFKSMLIIEDNKEISDYIKQVFVSEYIVYEADNGESGLKMVIELMPDIIISDVMMPGMSGIELCSRIKEDPDLSHIPVILLTAITAPEIKLKGIEGGADDYISKPFEKEMLIARVKGILKTRNNLQRYFFNEITLKPNNLKISQEYKEFLQKCIDIVGCHLNDPDFTIKMLAGEMGMSHSNVYRKIKSISGQSVNSFIRFIRLKKAAEILLTSDCTIAEAAYQVGFLDAKHFREQFAKLFGLNPSDYIKKYRDSFHNDLTINRDVIKNQK, from the coding sequence ATGAGGATTTTAAATATTGGTTTGTTTGTGTTTATGCTTTTGATAGTAAAAACAGGATATGCCCAATTTAATAAACCTCAGAACAATGACGTAGCCAAGCTTAAAAATTATGCAATAAAAGCTTATGGAATAAATAGCGGTCTTCCATCAAATAGTACTACCTGCGCTATCAAGGATAAGAGTGGTTTCCTTTGGGTAGGAACTGAAAACGGTCTTTGTCGCTTCGATGGCTATTCATTTAAAACCTTCGTTAACATCCCGGGTGATAGTACAAGCCTTACCAATAATTATATTAACACCATTATTGAGGATAAAAAAGGTAGGATATGGGTGGGTACACTTGATGGGTTGAATTTACTTGATCCATTTACAGAAAAATTTAAGCGGTTTAGTCACCAGGATAAAGGCCCCGGCGCGCTGAGCAATAATAAGATATGGTCGCTTTTGGCTGATAAGGACAATAATATATGGATTGGTACTGATGATGGTTTTGACCGGTTTATTGAGAAAACTAAGAGTTTTGAAATATTTCAGCCTAATCCATCCGATGCAAATGCCATAAAAGGTAAATCTGTTAATGCGATAATAGAGGACCGGGCCAATAACCTTTGGTTGGGCAACTGGGGCAGCGGGCTTAACAAGTTTAACAGGTATACTAAAAAGTTTATCAACTTTCCCCAGGTTCAAAAAGCGAATGAAAGAAATCCGAATGATGTATGGAGCCTTTGCATGGATGAAAACGGCGATATCTGGGTTGGCACTTACTGGAAAGGGTTATTTAAATTTGAAGTAAAAACAAGCAAGTTTACATCGTATCCGTCTCCTGACAAGGAAAATCAAAGCGTTTTCAGGATTTTAAATTTAGGTCATCAGTTAATGATCCTGGCTGGTAATGATGGCTTTTACTGGTTCAATTCAGCAAACAAAAGTTGGCAAAAAATTAACGACCTAACAAGTTTTCAGCAGGCAGGCCTGTTTCGTGATAATAACGGGATCATCTGGATATGCTCAATGGAAGGTCTAACCAAGCTAGACAGCAAACAATATAAATTTGCTTTTTATCCGTTTTCGAACCAAAAACGGCTCGTAAAAAGTATATTGGTTAAAAACAATGTAGTTTGGGTGGGCACAGCCAATGGCTTAACCGCTATTCAGTTAAATACTAATGCATCCAAAACCTTTTTGCACTCCGATGATCCTAATAGTATCGGCAGTAACTCTATAAACAAACTGTACCTGGATGCCAGTAACAAATTATGGGATCTGACCGAATTTGGGTTTGATGAATATGATGATAAAACCGGGAAGTTTACGCACCATTCACATCATTCTAGTTTGGGAGGCTTTTTTAATGAGGATGTGTTTAGGGATATTTTAGAAGCAACCCCAGGTAACTACTGGCTTGCTACAGATGCCGGGCTTAAAGTTTATCATGCCCAAACTAACACTTTTAGTCATTATTTTAATCAAAAAGACAAGCCTTATACCCTGAGTAATAATCATTTGTATTGTTTGTTAAAAGATGCTGACAACGATATCTGGATAGGTACTGAAGGTGGTGGATTGAACCGCTTTGTACAATCATCGCAAAGGTTTTATAATTATTTGGCTAATGATAAAAAGGTAGGACATATTAGCAATAATGATATTCATAACATATTCCTCGATTCACATAAAAATGTCTGGATCTGTACGCAGGATGGTTTAAACAAATATGTCAGGAGTACAGACTCTTTCCAGATTTTTTCAAAAAATGATGGATTTGCCAGTAATGTATTTAAGCAGATAGTGGAGGATGTGAACGGTAAATTATGGATAGTAACTGAAACAGGTATATCGTGTTTTGATCCCCGCACAATGAAAGTGATCAACTTTGATGAGGGCGATGGCGTGTTTGCCAATTCTGTAATATGTAAAGTAAATGATCATCAGATCCTGCTGGGTGGTAATAAAGGGCTGGTTTCCTTTGATCCACTGGCCATTAATTACAATAATGTTGCGCCACCTGTATATTTTTCCGATTTGCAGGTATTCAATAAGTCGGTTATCCCGGGTGATAACAGTCCGCTTAAAGAACCCATTCAAAATGCGAAAGAAATAGTTTTAAAGTACAGCCAAAGTGTTTTTTCTATTGAATTTGTAGCGCTTAATTATACCCACACCGAAAAGAATAGTTATGCGTATAAGCTGGAAGAGTTTGATAAAAGATGGAATTATGTTGGCAATCAGCGTAAAGCCACTTATACAAACTTAAATCCGGGCAGATACGTTTTTCGCATTAAGGCATCAAATAACGATGGGGTATGGAATGATGAAGGAAGATCAATAGTAGTTATTATTACGCCGCCGTGGTATCTTACCTGGTGGGCTTATCTTATATATATATCGCTTTTTGGAGCCGCTGTTTATGGCTATATCTTTTATAATAACCGGCAGGCTAAGTTGAAATATGAGGTAAAACTGGCCCATATTGAAACTGAAAAGGAAAAGGAGCTACACGAAAAGAAATTATCATTCTTTACCAATATCTCGCATGAGTTTAGAACACCGCTAACCATGATCATTAATCCACTGAAAGAGATTTTATACACAGGGGGTAATGATATTGATCAGCAAAATCTCAACACCATAAACCGCAATGCCAAACGCCTGCTAAGTTTGGTTGACCAGCTACTATTGTTTAGAAAGGCGGATGCAGATGCGGACGAATTAAAACTGGCAAAAATTAATATTGTTGATCTGAGCAAGGAGGTTTTTTTATGCTTCACGCATCAGGCAAATGCGAAGAAACTAAAGTTTGAATACAATTGTACCGAAGAGTACATAGAAATTATAGCCGATCGCGAAAAGATTGAGATCGTTTTATTTAACCTGTTGTCAAACGCTGTAAAATTCACGGAGCCTGGCGGAGAAGTGGAGATGAGTATAAGCCAGACGAACGATAAGGTTAATATACAGGTGAGGGATACAGGATGTGGTATAGCGCAAACGGCCGGAGACAAGCTTTATCATCAATATTACCAGGAGTATCAGCATAATACCTTATCAAAAGGCGGCTTGGGGATAGGATTATTCCTGGTGAAAAATTACGCCGAGCAGCATGGTGGCGCAATAAGCTACGAAAGTGAAGCCGGGAAAGGAACGGTTTTTAACCTGGAACTGCTTAAAGGAGCATCGCATTTAAGATCAGCATCAATAATAGAAGAAGCCCCGCAAAGGTCTGTTTTCTTTAACGAACTGATGGCAGAGGATGATGGCAATAATATGCAAGTTGTACCTGATACAGTTTTGCCTGCTGCTGCAGAAATTACCTCGGATTTTAAGTCCATGCTCATTATTGAAGATAACAAGGAAATAAGCGATTATATTAAACAGGTTTTTGTGTCGGAATATATTGTATATGAGGCTGATAATGGAGAATCCGGCTTAAAAATGGTAATTGAATTAATGCCCGATATTATTATTAGCGATGTAATGATGCCGGGTATGAGCGGAATAGAACTATGCAGTCGCATAAAAGAGGACCCCGATCTTAGCCATATACCGGTTATATTATTGACGGCTATTACCGCACCTGAAATTAAGCTGAAAGGAATTGAAGGCGGTGCTGACGATTATATCAGTAAACCTTTTGAAAAGGAAATGCTGATAGCACGTGTGAAAGGTATACTTAAAACCAGGAATAACCTTCAACGATATTTTTTCAATGAGATAACGCTGAAACCAAATAATCTAAAAATATCCCAGGAGTATAAAGAGTTTTTACAAAAATGTATAGATATCGTTGGCTGCCATTTGAACGATCCTGATTTTACGATTAAGATGTTAGCCGGGGAAATGGGGATGAGCCATTCGAACGTTTATCGGAAAATTAAATCCATCTCGGGGCAATCGGTTAATAGCTTTATCCGCTTTATACGGTTAAAAAAAGCCGCCGAAATATTGTTAACCAGCGATTGTACTATTGCGGAAGCTGCATATCAGGTGGGTTTCCTTGATGCTAAGCATTTTCGGGAGCAATTTGCCAAGCTGTTCGGTTTAAATCCATCAGATTATATAAAGAAATACCGTGATTCTTTTCATAATGATTTGACTATTAACCGGGATGTTATAAAAAATCAAAAGTAG
- a CDS encoding sugar kinase: MDKQFNKKKYTGSVLCFGELLFRISLDAGGNWLKNNAVPFFMGGAELNVATALSLWDVPSQYFTALPDNHMSAQITVHLKSKDIDPSKIYHHGDRVGLYILTKGADLKNDSLIYDRAHSAFAELKPGMIDWDKVLDGVSWFHFSAICPAINQHVADVCKEALIAASAKGITISIDLNYRSKLWQYGKTPVQVIPELVQYCDLVMGNIWAAEIMLGIPVEEGLHAVGQKAKYLDAALQTSKHITEKHPKCKAVANTFRFDNNEGITYYTSLYTGGEYHSTIDHAALKIINKVGSGDCFMAGLIYGFYNSHEPAEILEFATLAAFDKLFIDADATSKTVEEIKTTTITK, encoded by the coding sequence ATGGATAAACAATTTAATAAAAAAAAATACACGGGTTCTGTACTATGCTTTGGCGAACTGTTATTCAGGATAAGCCTTGATGCCGGTGGCAATTGGTTAAAAAATAATGCAGTGCCATTTTTTATGGGCGGCGCCGAGCTGAATGTGGCCACGGCCCTATCCTTATGGGATGTACCCTCGCAATATTTTACTGCACTGCCTGATAATCATATGTCGGCGCAGATCACAGTCCATCTTAAAAGCAAGGATATTGATCCCTCAAAGATCTATCATCATGGCGACCGCGTTGGCTTATATATACTAACCAAGGGTGCCGATTTGAAAAATGATTCGCTGATCTATGACCGTGCACACTCAGCATTCGCCGAACTAAAACCGGGAATGATAGATTGGGATAAAGTATTGGATGGCGTAAGCTGGTTCCATTTCAGCGCTATATGCCCTGCCATCAATCAACATGTGGCCGATGTTTGTAAGGAGGCATTAATAGCCGCATCTGCAAAAGGCATTACGATTTCTATTGATTTGAACTACCGCTCAAAACTATGGCAATATGGTAAAACACCTGTACAGGTAATCCCTGAACTGGTGCAATATTGTGACCTGGTGATGGGTAATATATGGGCCGCTGAAATTATGCTGGGTATCCCGGTTGAGGAAGGCTTGCATGCTGTTGGGCAAAAAGCCAAATATCTGGATGCCGCTTTACAAACATCAAAGCATATTACCGAAAAGCACCCAAAATGCAAAGCTGTTGCCAATACCTTCAGGTTTGATAATAACGAAGGGATCACCTATTACACCTCCTTATATACAGGCGGCGAATATCACAGCACTATTGACCACGCAGCCCTTAAAATAATAAACAAAGTAGGCAGCGGCGATTGCTTTATGGCGGGCCTCATTTATGGCTTTTATAATAGCCATGAACCAGCCGAAATATTGGAGTTCGCCACTTTAGCAGCTTTTGATAAGCTATTTATTGATGCCGATGCCACGTCTAAAACCGTAGAGGAAATTAAAACTACAACTATTACCAAATGA
- a CDS encoding bifunctional 4-hydroxy-2-oxoglutarate aldolase/2-dehydro-3-deoxy-phosphogluconate aldolase: MSNHETILAGIITQGILPLFFYEDAEVSLQVTRTLYRAGVRAIEYTNRGPAALENFKVLKKAQQSEMPELHLGIGTIKSEQEARDFVAAGADFIVAPIVNPAVAKVAHEHGILWCPGCMTPTEIYTAQQNGAALIKLFPANILGHSFLSSIKELFPGQLFMPTGGVELHIENISNWFKAGVCAVGLGSKLITKDVLTKGLYDQLYNDTIKAMELVKAAK, translated from the coding sequence ATGAGCAACCACGAAACCATACTTGCCGGCATTATAACTCAAGGTATTTTACCCCTGTTCTTTTATGAAGATGCTGAGGTGAGCCTGCAGGTTACACGTACATTATACAGGGCCGGTGTTAGGGCTATTGAATATACAAACCGCGGCCCGGCTGCCCTTGAGAACTTTAAAGTACTTAAAAAAGCACAGCAAAGCGAAATGCCCGAGCTTCACTTGGGCATAGGCACCATAAAATCAGAACAGGAAGCAAGGGATTTTGTGGCTGCAGGCGCTGATTTTATAGTTGCACCCATTGTAAACCCAGCCGTAGCAAAAGTAGCCCATGAGCATGGCATACTATGGTGCCCCGGCTGTATGACACCTACCGAGATCTACACGGCGCAGCAAAATGGTGCGGCTTTGATCAAGTTATTCCCGGCCAATATTTTGGGGCATTCATTTTTAAGTTCGATAAAGGAATTATTCCCAGGGCAATTATTTATGCCCACAGGTGGTGTTGAACTGCATATTGAGAACATCAGCAACTGGTTTAAGGCCGGGGTTTGCGCTGTAGGCTTGGGCAGCAAACTCATTACCAAGGATGTATTGACCAAAGGATTATACGACCAATTATATAACGATACTATTAAGGCGATGGAGCTTGTAAAAGCCGCCAAATAA
- a CDS encoding MFS transporter: MTNETKVGNYRWVIASLLLFSTTINYMDRQVISYVKDYFCTPIAKGGFGWTDNQYSYVTACFTAFYAGITVVAGLVIDKIGTKMGLALSLIIWSTFGILNAFAGSSVVVHTIVRSLFGIGEAGNFPASIKTVAEWFPKKERALATGIFNSGSNIGAMIAALFVPWCLIHWGEATGWKMAYIITGAVGFLWLIFWFLLYNPPAKSKYLTKEEFDLIHEDDLVVHAAPSEDVALHENISWGRLFRYPQTWAFFWGKFLTDGVWWFLLFWLPDYLKKQFGMDVHHIMWPTFTVYFISIFGSTFGGNLPRMMINRGTPVYKARMRAMFIIALFPLFLLLTQYFGNKAVFGDYASILAIAVICIGAAAHQAWSANLFTTVSDMFPKKAIGSVTGIGGMAGGIGGVLIQRLSGILNTSYPKDAYLIMFTVCALAYIIAWTIIRLLTLKPSKIAV; the protein is encoded by the coding sequence ATGACCAATGAAACCAAGGTTGGAAACTACAGATGGGTAATAGCATCTCTGCTCCTATTTTCTACCACCATAAATTATATGGACAGGCAGGTGATCAGCTATGTGAAGGATTATTTCTGCACACCCATAGCCAAAGGCGGTTTCGGCTGGACGGATAATCAATACTCTTACGTTACCGCGTGTTTTACTGCATTTTATGCAGGTATTACTGTAGTTGCAGGTTTGGTTATTGATAAAATAGGCACCAAAATGGGACTAGCGTTATCGCTTATTATATGGTCGACTTTTGGTATCCTGAATGCTTTTGCAGGTAGCTCAGTTGTAGTACATACCATTGTAAGGAGTTTATTTGGCATTGGTGAGGCAGGAAATTTTCCAGCATCAATAAAAACAGTTGCCGAATGGTTCCCTAAAAAGGAACGCGCACTGGCAACAGGCATTTTCAACAGCGGATCCAATATCGGCGCTATGATAGCGGCCCTGTTTGTGCCCTGGTGCCTCATTCATTGGGGCGAAGCTACAGGCTGGAAAATGGCTTACATTATAACCGGCGCTGTTGGCTTTTTATGGCTGATATTTTGGTTCTTATTATATAATCCGCCTGCTAAATCCAAGTATCTCACAAAAGAGGAATTTGATCTGATACATGAGGACGACCTGGTTGTACATGCGGCACCATCCGAAGATGTGGCCCTGCACGAAAATATCTCATGGGGGAGATTATTCAGGTATCCGCAAACATGGGCATTTTTCTGGGGTAAATTCCTTACGGATGGCGTGTGGTGGTTCCTGTTATTCTGGTTGCCAGACTATCTGAAAAAGCAATTCGGTATGGATGTTCATCATATTATGTGGCCCACCTTTACCGTATACTTCATCTCTATCTTCGGCAGTACTTTCGGCGGCAACCTACCCCGCATGATGATCAATCGCGGCACACCTGTATACAAAGCACGTATGCGTGCCATGTTTATTATTGCACTATTTCCTTTGTTCCTGCTATTAACACAATACTTTGGCAATAAAGCAGTATTTGGCGACTATGCATCTATATTGGCCATCGCGGTAATTTGCATCGGCGCAGCAGCACACCAGGCATGGTCAGCAAATTTGTTTACCACGGTATCTGATATGTTCCCGAAAAAAGCCATTGGTTCAGTAACCGGTATAGGTGGAATGGCCGGTGGTATTGGAGGTGTGTTGATTCAGCGCTTATCAGGTATACTAAATACCTCCTACCCTAAAGATGCTTACCTGATCATGTTTACCGTATGTGCATTAGCATATATAATAGCGTGGACTATCATCAGGCTGTTAACTTTAAAACCGTCAAAAATTGCAGTATAA
- a CDS encoding YhcH/YjgK/YiaL family protein: MNIFPNIKKIALFIALIFASHSSFAQTDSPSKVKAANKWVKSKVWAKNLEIKVYPDINSVEFKRQYEANKTMWDKCFAFLADTAKLAKLAPGKYPIDGENAYASITDMPTRTPDVAKWESHRKYIDLQYVIKGEETIGVSPIATATVTVPYDDKKDGANYTADGKYYLATPSVFYLFFPSEVHKPNIKVDGYDSDKKLVIKIKYAE, translated from the coding sequence ATGAACATCTTCCCGAATATTAAAAAGATCGCGCTATTTATTGCATTAATTTTCGCGAGCCATTCGTCCTTTGCGCAAACAGATTCACCCAGTAAAGTAAAGGCTGCAAATAAGTGGGTTAAAAGTAAAGTATGGGCCAAAAACCTTGAAATTAAAGTTTACCCTGATATAAACAGCGTTGAGTTTAAACGCCAGTACGAAGCCAATAAAACTATGTGGGATAAATGCTTCGCCTTTTTGGCTGATACCGCGAAACTGGCAAAATTAGCACCGGGTAAATACCCAATTGATGGAGAAAATGCCTACGCATCTATCACTGATATGCCTACCCGTACACCTGATGTAGCTAAATGGGAATCGCACCGTAAATACATCGACCTGCAATATGTGATTAAGGGGGAGGAAACGATAGGGGTGAGCCCTATAGCTACCGCTACCGTAACTGTTCCTTATGATGATAAAAAGGATGGCGCAAATTACACCGCGGATGGTAAATATTACCTGGCAACGCCAAGCGTATTCTATTTATTCTTCCCATCCGAAGTGCATAAGCCCAATATTAAAGTTGATGGTTACGATTCTGATAAGAAATTAGTTATAAAGATTAAATATGCTGAATAA
- the kduI gene encoding 5-dehydro-4-deoxy-D-glucuronate isomerase, which yields MKVLHSVHPDDFKTYQTALIRERFLIDKQVQPDQINCAYTHYDRMIVGFANPVNHQLELPNYPNLRAEYFLERREIGIINVAGDGIVTVDSVKYNLKKLDCLYIGKGTKRVTFESKDAMTPAVFYMLSAPAHAVYPTTLLTHSDAVKVTLGSASTANHRTINKYIHLEGIKSCQLVMGLTILHDGSVWNTMPSHVHDRRMEAYFYFDVPQGQKIFHYMGEGNETRHITMDNYDAVVSPPWSIHSGSGTASYSFIWGMAGENLDYTDMDPIAITDLR from the coding sequence TTGAAAGTATTACATAGCGTACACCCGGATGATTTTAAAACCTATCAAACAGCTTTAATAAGAGAGCGTTTTTTGATAGACAAACAGGTTCAGCCTGATCAGATAAATTGTGCCTATACGCATTATGACAGGATGATCGTAGGCTTTGCTAATCCTGTAAATCATCAACTGGAACTACCTAATTACCCCAACTTGCGTGCGGAGTATTTTTTAGAGCGCCGTGAGATCGGCATCATCAACGTTGCGGGTGATGGTATAGTTACTGTCGACAGTGTAAAGTACAATCTTAAAAAACTGGATTGCCTGTACATTGGCAAAGGCACAAAAAGGGTAACCTTTGAAAGTAAGGACGCAATGACTCCGGCTGTATTTTATATGCTCTCTGCTCCTGCTCATGCGGTATATCCAACCACATTATTAACTCATTCCGATGCGGTTAAGGTAACACTAGGTTCAGCATCAACAGCAAACCATCGCACAATAAATAAATACATCCATTTAGAGGGCATAAAAAGTTGCCAACTGGTAATGGGTTTAACTATTTTACATGATGGCAGTGTATGGAACACCATGCCTTCACATGTACACGACCGCCGTATGGAAGCTTATTTTTATTTCGATGTTCCCCAGGGTCAAAAGATCTTCCATTACATGGGTGAGGGCAACGAAACAAGGCATATCACCATGGATAATTACGATGCCGTAGTATCGCCACCATGGAGCATACATTCAGGCAGTGGTACAGCAAGCTACAGCTTTATTTGGGGTATGGCCGGCGAAAACCTGGATTATACCGACATGGACCCTATTGCTATAACCGATTTAAGATAA
- a CDS encoding SDR family oxidoreductase, whose protein sequence is MENKFSLAGKVIVVTGGTGILGNSFINGIVEAGGAVGILGRNAAVAEERAAAINQNGGKAVAMVADVLDEAELQTAKTKLLDTFGRLDGLVNGAGGNMPEGVLQNEDDIFKMNIAGMKRTMEVNTWGTIIPTQVFGEAIAQTGRGSIVNISSMNSKRAITKVLGYNIGKAAVDCYNQWFAVELANRYGDAIRMNALAPGFFLTEQNRNLLTKPEGGYTPRGELVIKQTPFKRFGHPDELIGALVWLLSDASQFVTGSMICVDGGFSIFGGV, encoded by the coding sequence TTGGAAAATAAATTCTCATTAGCCGGTAAAGTAATTGTTGTTACCGGTGGCACAGGCATATTAGGCAACTCATTTATCAACGGCATTGTTGAGGCTGGCGGCGCAGTAGGTATTTTAGGCAGGAACGCGGCCGTAGCCGAAGAACGTGCAGCAGCAATCAATCAAAATGGTGGTAAAGCTGTGGCTATGGTAGCAGATGTTTTGGATGAAGCAGAACTACAAACCGCCAAAACCAAACTACTGGATACTTTTGGTCGTTTAGATGGATTAGTAAACGGCGCAGGTGGTAACATGCCCGAGGGTGTTTTGCAAAATGAGGATGACATTTTTAAAATGAACATTGCCGGCATGAAGCGAACCATGGAGGTAAACACCTGGGGAACCATCATCCCTACACAGGTTTTTGGTGAAGCTATTGCCCAAACCGGCCGGGGTAGCATTGTGAACATTTCTTCCATGAACTCAAAACGGGCCATAACCAAAGTATTGGGCTACAATATTGGTAAGGCAGCAGTTGATTGCTATAACCAATGGTTTGCGGTTGAACTGGCCAACCGTTATGGCGATGCTATCCGGATGAATGCCCTTGCTCCCGGCTTTTTCCTTACTGAACAAAACCGTAACCTGCTTACCAAGCCAGAAGGTGGCTATACCCCCCGAGGCGAGCTCGTTATCAAACAAACACCATTTAAACGTTTCGGTCACCCGGATGAATTGATCGGCGCGCTGGTATGGCTACTGAGCGATGCATCGCAGTTTGTAACCGGTTCAATGATCTGTGTTGATGGTGGATTTTCTATTTTTGGCGGCGTGTAA
- a CDS encoding LacI family DNA-binding transcriptional regulator: MNFGAVTIKDIAKELGISASAVSKALKDSHEISEKTKKLVLECAKKHNYQPNPMAQSLKRGNSKSLGIVISTIDNQFFSQVINGIESVAYSKGYNVIITQTHESYDLELSNVNHLTVRAIDGLLISLSTETRNLDHLKYLHDKGLPIVFFDRVTDELETHSVIADNCKGAYEATKHLIDVGFRKIAHVTSSPHVSITAERLKGYKLALEENNIPIDEKYIKYCLHGGRDLAEIENVLAELIQSTDRPEAIFTASERITTTTLTILHRLGVKIPQDIALLGFTNTHLAEVLNPSLSAVYQPGFDMGKKATEMLIGLIETKRPITEFQKVVLPTELFIRDSSQPVLISK, encoded by the coding sequence ATGAACTTTGGGGCAGTTACCATTAAAGATATCGCGAAGGAATTGGGTATATCAGCTTCAGCAGTTTCAAAAGCGCTGAAAGACAGTCATGAGATCAGTGAAAAAACAAAAAAACTGGTTTTAGAATGTGCCAAAAAACATAACTATCAACCTAACCCTATGGCCCAAAGCTTAAAGCGAGGCAATAGTAAATCGCTGGGCATAGTTATCTCGACCATTGATAACCAGTTCTTCTCGCAGGTGATAAATGGCATTGAATCGGTCGCATATAGCAAAGGATACAATGTTATCATCACCCAAACACATGAATCATATGACCTGGAATTATCAAATGTTAATCACCTTACAGTAAGGGCAATTGATGGCCTGTTGATCTCCCTGTCAACAGAAACAAGGAACCTTGATCACCTTAAATATTTGCATGATAAGGGCCTGCCCATTGTATTTTTCGACCGTGTAACGGATGAGCTTGAAACACATAGCGTTATTGCCGACAACTGTAAAGGAGCATATGAGGCTACCAAACATTTAATTGATGTCGGTTTTCGTAAAATTGCGCATGTTACCAGTTCACCGCATGTATCTATTACTGCTGAACGTTTGAAAGGCTATAAACTCGCCCTGGAAGAAAACAATATCCCCATTGATGAAAAATATATAAAATACTGCCTGCATGGGGGCCGTGACCTGGCCGAAATCGAGAATGTGCTGGCTGAACTCATTCAATCAACTGATCGTCCCGAAGCTATATTTACGGCATCAGAAAGAATAACAACAACAACGTTGACGATTTTACACAGGTTAGGTGTTAAAATACCACAGGATATTGCCTTATTGGGCTTTACCAATACCCATCTGGCCGAAGTTTTAAATCCATCACTAAGCGCTGTATACCAACCAGGGTTTGATATGGGCAAGAAAGCTACCGAAATGCTGATCGGGCTTATTGAAACTAAACGCCCAATTACCGAATTCCAAAAGGTGGTATTGCCTACTGAATTGTTTATCAGGGATTCATCACAACCAGTGCTTATTTCTAAATAA